A stretch of the Methanobacterium veterum genome encodes the following:
- a CDS encoding DUF2178 domain-containing protein, with protein sequence MENYKIVRIIITIFVAMIAGISVELGEIIPAILAIVIGAMVSYIYKKNTNETLEDERIIKISEKASRMAMVLFSITIAIIGLFFITMRNQYPDFIQAGYTLAYSAVALLGLYYVFYGYYNKKYGY encoded by the coding sequence ATGGAAAATTACAAGATTGTAAGAATAATAATTACCATATTTGTTGCTATGATAGCAGGAATATCTGTTGAACTGGGAGAAATTATCCCAGCCATACTGGCCATTGTAATTGGTGCCATGGTATCCTATATCTACAAAAAAAATACCAATGAAACTTTGGAAGATGAAAGAATAATTAAAATAAGTGAAAAAGCCTCAAGAATGGCAATGGTACTCTTTTCCATTACAATAGCCATTATAGGATTGTTCTTTATTACCATGAGAAATCAGTACCCCGACTTTATCCAGGCAGGTTATACCCTTGCATATTCAGCTGTTGCGCTTTTAGGTTTATATTATGTCTTTTATGGATATTATAATAAAAAATACGGTTACTGA
- a CDS encoding helix-turn-helix transcriptional regulator: MKNNLKVYRAMKNLTQEELAKELGVTRQTIIAIEKDKYDPSLILAFKMANFFKAQIEDIFLYQEE, translated from the coding sequence ATGAAAAATAATCTGAAAGTATACAGGGCCATGAAGAACCTGACCCAGGAAGAACTTGCCAAAGAATTAGGCGTCACTAGACAGACCATAATTGCCATAGAAAAAGATAAATATGATCCTTCCTTAATCCTGGCGTTTAAAATGGCTAATTTCTTTAAAGCACAGATTGAAGACATATTCCTCTATCAAGAAGAATAG
- a CDS encoding CPBP family intramembrane glutamic endopeptidase has product METLKKSQEYKHFIKLLCKVIIILIIIQLLRAFVMDSLWYVIKPGENIVLFQILNGISFLIVGILLLVLFKPSLNDLSLNLDDVRKRTKIIYFAGMIALPVFIVLPVVLGAELDIIMLSFIFGLIVPAFEELLFRGYLWNNMQNSLKGKHSRLITWITITILFGLWHIGYIDVFLIHPKEFALVPLLIGKIEVGLILGAVVGFIRLKTNKVYGSFLFHGFWNIFAP; this is encoded by the coding sequence ATGGAAACTTTAAAAAAATCACAGGAATACAAACATTTTATAAAACTTTTATGCAAAGTAATAATTATATTAATTATAATACAACTTCTAAGGGCTTTTGTAATGGACAGCCTGTGGTATGTGATAAAACCCGGAGAAAATATAGTATTGTTCCAAATTTTAAATGGAATTTCGTTCCTTATTGTCGGAATATTACTTTTAGTATTGTTTAAGCCATCACTAAACGATTTGAGCCTGAATTTAGACGATGTTAGAAAAAGAACAAAAATAATTTACTTTGCAGGGATGATAGCGCTTCCAGTTTTCATAGTTTTACCTGTGGTTCTAGGAGCCGAGCTTGATATTATCATGCTGAGTTTTATATTCGGACTTATTGTGCCTGCATTTGAAGAGCTTTTGTTTAGGGGATACCTTTGGAACAATATGCAGAATTCTCTTAAAGGGAAACATTCAAGATTAATTACATGGATTACCATTACTATTCTATTTGGATTATGGCATATTGGATACATAGATGTATTTCTAATCCATCCAAAAGAGTTTGCCCTGGTACCACTGTTAATAGGTAAGATAGAAGTTGGACTAATATTAGGGGCTGTTGTAGGTTTTATACGCCTTAAGACCAACAAAGTATATGGATCTTTCTTATTCCATGGATTCTGGAATATTTTTGCACCTTAA
- the uppS gene encoding polyprenyl diphosphate synthase yields the protein MKQLKFIYDIYEWYISKNLKPESLPKHIAIIMDGNRRYTKVMGNMEVIEGHKKGVSTLEKVLDWSIELEIEIVTVYAFSTENFKRPPHEVEGLMKLFQKNFEDVAKNPKIHKNEVRIKAVGNLNLLPEYVREAIKTAEESTAHYHKKHVNFAIGYDGRMEIIDAIKKISNEVKENKLDINEIDEDLVNKNLYTAGLDDPNLIIRTSGEERLSGFLLWQSSYSELYFCDSLWPELRKVDFLRALRSYQERERRFGI from the coding sequence ATGAAACAGTTGAAGTTTATTTATGATATTTATGAGTGGTACATATCAAAAAATCTCAAACCAGAAAGCTTGCCTAAACACATAGCAATAATAATGGACGGTAATAGAAGATACACAAAAGTGATGGGCAATATGGAAGTTATAGAAGGCCATAAAAAGGGGGTGAGTACCCTTGAAAAAGTTCTGGACTGGTCCATTGAACTGGAGATAGAAATTGTTACTGTTTATGCATTTTCTACAGAAAACTTCAAAAGGCCTCCTCATGAAGTGGAGGGTTTAATGAAACTCTTCCAGAAAAATTTTGAAGACGTGGCGAAAAACCCTAAGATCCATAAAAATGAAGTCCGAATTAAAGCAGTTGGTAATTTAAATTTACTTCCAGAATATGTTAGGGAAGCCATAAAAACTGCAGAAGAATCCACAGCCCACTACCACAAAAAACATGTGAACTTTGCAATCGGTTATGACGGGCGTATGGAAATTATAGATGCTATAAAAAAGATTTCAAATGAAGTAAAAGAGAATAAATTAGATATAAATGAAATAGACGAAGATCTGGTTAATAAGAATTTATATACTGCAGGTTTAGATGATCCCAATCTTATTATAAGGACAAGTGGAGAGGAAAGGCTCAGCGGTTTCCTATTATGGCAGTCTTCATATTCAGAGTTATATTTCTGCGATAGTTTATGGCCCGAGCTTAGAAAAGTTGATTTTTTAAGAGCTCTCAGGTCTTATCAAGAAAGAGAAAGGCGCTTTGGAATTTAA
- a CDS encoding DUF116 domain-containing protein — translation MSIYEFYTIFGQIVFIAGIFILSLLSVALILGRILIKQERLIFPKLLLFTIDVFYGLFKKFAGNVGLDEKIVDQMGVEVRNKVNEKAFNDVDNNDKILVLPHCLRSPKCEAKLDSTGLHCTDCNRCVIGVLKNKAENKGYDVFIIPGSTFLKKIAQNHEFKGVLGVACHQDLNLAMMNLSHVPCQGVPLLKDGCVCTKVDIRAVLDKIGIETPQNMVLPNKSASCATERPKRKIL, via the coding sequence ATGTCAATTTACGAATTTTACACCATTTTTGGACAGATAGTGTTTATCGCAGGTATTTTTATTTTAAGTCTGCTATCGGTAGCACTTATCCTTGGACGGATTCTTATAAAACAGGAACGCCTTATTTTTCCTAAGCTGCTTCTGTTTACAATAGATGTTTTTTATGGCTTATTTAAAAAGTTTGCAGGAAATGTTGGTTTAGATGAAAAAATTGTGGATCAAATGGGTGTTGAAGTAAGAAATAAAGTTAATGAAAAGGCTTTTAATGATGTAGACAACAATGATAAGATTTTAGTACTTCCCCATTGTTTAAGAAGTCCAAAATGCGAGGCTAAACTGGACTCTACCGGCCTTCACTGCACTGACTGTAATCGATGCGTGATAGGCGTTTTAAAAAATAAAGCAGAAAATAAAGGGTACGACGTGTTTATAATACCAGGATCAACCTTTTTGAAGAAGATTGCCCAAAATCACGAGTTTAAAGGAGTTTTAGGTGTTGCATGTCATCAAGACTTGAATTTAGCAATGATGAACTTATCTCATGTCCCGTGTCAGGGGGTCCCTCTCCTGAAAGATGGGTGTGTCTGTACTAAAGTTGATATCCGGGCAGTTCTTGATAAAATAGGTATTGAAACACCTCAAAATATGGTACTACCAAATAAAAGTGCTTCATGCGCTACTGAACGCCCTAAACGTAAAATACTTTAA
- a CDS encoding VWA domain-containing protein, producing the protein MRLLKNLIFPFSAIVGQENVKKALILNAINPGIGGVLIKGDKGTGKTTAVRALADLLPLLKVVKGCPFNCDPDDEESACDTCKSDNAEIEEKKMRVVELPLGSTEDRVVGSINIEKALKEGTRALEPGILAEANRNILYIDEINLLDDNLVDVLLDAAAYGINIVEREGISVSHPSRFILVGTMNPAEGELRPQLSDRIGLHIIVHSIMDIEDRVEIMARREEFERDPTAFKRKFSTSQKEILDNILNARALLKDVKISPELMKIIAHVCVDMGVDGHRADIAILKTSKTIAAYNKHLKVDYDDVEEAVMLVLGERLQKSYDQKKIKQKLEKAISDTEDEDQTQEEQDNNEEDSETAENQDEKSDDNENESQEGQNEDSGLKPETEENQEEPRDKDESSEEESNVSVVPNPVEPSENPEEKKGIMLKSIEEEGDPVDSDDEEVDIKKLLKMKGKKKNRLYGKRVDSKTQKGKYIKSKIPKNVSNDIAIDATLRAAAVKSKGSINVKNEDIRHKVRKHGAKASIALVVDISGSMFSQRKANKIKGILNQLIEDINRHKDKISVIGFKGQEAEVIIPTTRRASSFKENVDNIRVGGTTPLAAGLKKGLELLKKEKIKEEFVPMMIVLTDGMPNVGINDRPAEDALKIAADLKENEIHTIIVNFERSVKYGRDMNMELALASGGRYYDLEDIKDTKCVVSQIVEQERSVL; encoded by the coding sequence GTGAGACTATTGAAAAACCTTATTTTTCCATTTTCGGCAATTGTAGGTCAGGAAAACGTGAAAAAAGCGCTTATACTAAATGCTATAAATCCAGGGATCGGCGGGGTCCTTATCAAAGGAGATAAGGGGACAGGGAAAACTACCGCAGTAAGGGCGCTTGCAGATCTTTTACCATTATTAAAAGTTGTAAAAGGATGTCCATTTAACTGTGATCCTGATGATGAGGAATCTGCATGCGATACATGCAAATCAGACAATGCAGAAATTGAAGAGAAAAAAATGAGAGTAGTAGAACTTCCACTCGGTTCTACAGAAGACCGCGTAGTTGGATCAATAAACATTGAAAAAGCATTAAAAGAAGGTACTCGAGCTTTAGAGCCAGGAATACTGGCAGAAGCCAATAGAAATATACTTTATATTGATGAAATTAACCTTCTTGACGATAATTTAGTAGATGTCCTGTTAGACGCTGCTGCATATGGGATAAATATTGTAGAAAGGGAGGGGATCTCAGTATCACATCCCTCCAGATTTATACTGGTTGGAACAATGAACCCTGCTGAAGGTGAGCTCAGGCCACAGCTTTCTGATAGAATTGGCCTGCACATCATAGTGCACAGTATCATGGACATAGAAGACCGTGTTGAAATAATGGCAAGAAGAGAAGAATTTGAAAGAGATCCCACTGCTTTTAAAAGAAAATTCAGTACATCACAAAAAGAGATACTGGATAATATCTTAAATGCTAGAGCATTACTCAAGGATGTTAAAATTTCTCCAGAACTAATGAAAATAATAGCACATGTCTGTGTTGATATGGGTGTTGATGGACACAGAGCAGATATTGCAATACTTAAAACATCGAAAACCATTGCCGCTTACAATAAGCATTTAAAAGTTGATTATGATGACGTCGAAGAAGCCGTGATGCTTGTACTTGGAGAAAGACTTCAAAAATCTTATGATCAAAAAAAGATTAAACAAAAACTTGAAAAAGCAATTTCAGATACAGAAGATGAAGATCAAACCCAAGAAGAGCAAGATAATAATGAAGAAGATTCTGAAACTGCAGAAAATCAGGACGAAAAATCCGATGATAATGAAAATGAATCTCAAGAAGGGCAAAATGAAGATAGTGGTTTAAAACCTGAAACTGAAGAAAATCAGGAAGAACCCCGTGATAAAGATGAATCCTCTGAAGAGGAGAGTAATGTAAGTGTTGTTCCCAATCCGGTTGAGCCGTCTGAAAATCCTGAAGAAAAAAAAGGAATTATGTTGAAAAGTATTGAAGAAGAAGGAGATCCCGTAGATTCTGATGATGAGGAAGTCGATATAAAAAAGCTCCTTAAAATGAAAGGTAAAAAAAAGAACAGGTTATATGGAAAACGGGTCGATTCAAAAACTCAAAAAGGGAAGTACATAAAAAGTAAAATTCCTAAAAATGTCTCAAATGATATAGCAATAGATGCAACTTTAAGGGCGGCTGCTGTTAAATCAAAAGGCAGCATTAATGTTAAAAATGAAGATATACGCCACAAAGTTAGAAAGCATGGCGCAAAAGCATCAATAGCTCTCGTGGTAGATATAAGCGGATCTATGTTCTCACAAAGGAAAGCAAATAAGATTAAAGGTATTTTAAATCAATTGATTGAAGATATTAACCGTCACAAGGATAAAATAAGTGTTATTGGATTTAAAGGTCAGGAAGCTGAAGTTATAATTCCAACAACAAGAAGAGCTTCTTCATTTAAAGAAAATGTTGATAATATACGTGTTGGAGGCACCACTCCACTTGCAGCAGGTCTTAAAAAAGGGTTAGAGCTTCTTAAAAAGGAAAAAATTAAAGAAGAATTCGTTCCCATGATGATTGTACTAACAGACGGCATGCCGAATGTAGGCATCAACGACAGGCCTGCAGAAGATGCCCTGAAAATTGCTGCAGACTTAAAAGAAAATGAGATACATACTATCATTGTTAATTTTGAGAGATCAGTTAAATACGGGCGAGATATGAATATGGAACTTGCACTGGCATCTGGCGGCCGTTATTATGATTTAGAAGATATTAAAGACACAAAATGTGTTGTATCACAGATTGTTGAGCAGGAAAGATCCGTTTTATAA
- a CDS encoding RidA family protein, which produces MEDDKMEHLSHGQIQYINPDTLSTNPAFTNVIAISGNVKTIYIGGQDAIDASGKIVGKGDLKKQVSQVFTNLQEALKAAGAGLEHIIKWNVYLVQGQSLEQGFEVFQQVGGRRHNPPAISMMFVSGLANPDFLIEMDAIAVLPQDHV; this is translated from the coding sequence ATGGAGGACGATAAAATGGAACACCTGTCCCACGGGCAGATTCAGTATATAAATCCCGATACTCTGTCCACCAATCCTGCATTCACCAATGTAATTGCTATATCTGGCAATGTAAAAACGATATACATTGGGGGACAGGATGCCATAGATGCTTCCGGTAAAATTGTAGGGAAAGGAGACCTCAAGAAACAGGTTTCCCAGGTATTTACCAATCTGCAAGAGGCTCTAAAGGCTGCTGGGGCGGGATTAGAGCATATTATTAAGTGGAACGTGTATCTGGTCCAGGGCCAATCATTGGAGCAGGGCTTTGAAGTATTCCAACAGGTAGGCGGTAGGCGACATAATCCTCCTGCTATTTCCATGATGTTCGTGTCTGGACTGGCAAACCCTGATTTTCTAATAGAAATGGATGCTATTGCTGTTTTACCTCAAGACCATGTTTAG
- a CDS encoding VOC family protein, whose protein sequence is MQKIVPFLWFEDSKAVDAVNFYTCIFKDSKIVNTIRYGEAGPGPEGSVMYVTFQLEGHEFYALNGNPQFKFTEAISLFVNCETQEEVDELWKKLSDGGMELGPGWVKDKFGVSWQIVPTILREYLSDPDNEKSQRVMQAMMQMNKIDIETLKQAYGGR, encoded by the coding sequence ATGCAAAAAATTGTTCCATTTTTATGGTTTGAAGATAGTAAAGCTGTGGATGCTGTCAATTTCTATACTTGCATCTTTAAAGATTCGAAGATAGTGAATACCATTCGTTACGGAGAAGCTGGCCCTGGACCGGAAGGATCGGTTATGTACGTGACTTTTCAGCTGGAAGGACATGAATTTTATGCATTAAATGGTAATCCACAATTCAAATTTACAGAAGCTATATCACTGTTTGTAAACTGCGAGACGCAGGAAGAGGTGGATGAGCTGTGGAAGAAGCTTTCTGATGGTGGAATGGAACTGGGACCAGGTTGGGTTAAGGACAAATTTGGTGTCTCCTGGCAAATCGTACCCACTATTTTGAGAGAGTATCTAAGCGATCCTGATAATGAAAAATCCCAGAGAGTAATGCAGGCTATGATGCAGATGAATAAGATTGATATAGAAACTCTGAAGCAGGCCTATGGAGGACGATAA
- a CDS encoding SRPBCC domain-containing protein, with protein MEKMHFSIVIDAPKEKVWKTMLDEDTYRLWTDVFMPGSHYVGEWSEGSKILFLAPDESGKMSGMISRIKENRKYEYVSIEHRGEVEDGKEKEMEWAGALENYTFHEKDDKTEVLVDMDANEEFKEML; from the coding sequence ATGGAGAAAATGCATTTTTCAATTGTCATAGATGCACCAAAAGAAAAGGTTTGGAAAACAATGCTCGATGAGGACACTTATCGGCTTTGGACAGATGTATTTATGCCCGGTTCACATTATGTTGGTGAATGGAGTGAAGGGAGCAAAATTCTTTTCCTTGCCCCTGATGAGTCAGGTAAGATGTCTGGAATGATAAGCAGAATTAAAGAAAACAGAAAATATGAGTATGTTTCCATTGAGCATAGGGGTGAAGTTGAAGACGGAAAAGAAAAGGAAATGGAATGGGCAGGAGCGCTTGAAAATTACACATTCCATGAAAAAGATGACAAGACAGAAGTTCTGGTGGATATGGATGCAAATGAGGAATTCAAAGAAATGTTATAG
- a CDS encoding SRPBCC family protein produces MANNKTKITAEPGKQEIFIIREFNAPRELVFKAYTDPDLYVQWIGPRELETNLEIFESKNGGSWRYIQKDPEGNEFAFHGVNHEVKAPERIIGTFEFEGLPETGHVILEKTIFETLTGGRTKMTSQSVFLTIEDRDGMLQSGMEEGVNDSYNRLDELLEKMQK; encoded by the coding sequence ATGGCGAATAATAAAACAAAAATTACTGCAGAACCTGGAAAACAGGAAATTTTTATTATAAGGGAGTTTAATGCGCCGCGGGAGCTTGTTTTTAAAGCATACACAGATCCAGATCTTTATGTGCAGTGGATTGGGCCAAGGGAACTTGAAACTAATCTTGAAATATTTGAATCGAAAAACGGAGGGTCCTGGCGATATATTCAAAAGGATCCTGAAGGGAATGAATTTGCATTTCATGGAGTAAATCATGAAGTTAAAGCTCCAGAAAGAATCATTGGCACATTTGAATTCGAAGGACTTCCAGAAACTGGTCATGTTATCCTTGAAAAGACTATATTTGAGACGTTAACTGGCGGCAGAACAAAGATGACATCTCAATCTGTCTTTCTGACAATTGAAGATCGTGATGGAATGCTCCAGTCTGGAATGGAAGAAGGAGTTAATGATTCGTATAATCGTCTTGATGAGCTGTTGGAAAAGATGCAAAAATAG
- a CDS encoding SRPBCC family protein: protein MADEKELVLTRDLDAPREVVWKAWTDPDMFMQWWGPKGFTTPVSKIDLRKGGEYFNCMRAPDGQDFCSKGVYMDVVEPERLVMTDSFADKEGNKVATTYYEMGAEFPMEMQIKVTFEEQSGKTKLILKHSDVSSISEAELKDMQQGWDESLDKLAELLAKS, encoded by the coding sequence ATGGCAGATGAAAAAGAATTAGTTCTCACACGTGACTTAGATGCGCCGCGTGAAGTTGTATGGAAAGCATGGACGGATCCTGATATGTTCATGCAGTGGTGGGGGCCAAAAGGCTTTACAACACCTGTCTCTAAGATAGATCTCCGAAAGGGAGGTGAATACTTCAACTGCATGCGGGCACCTGACGGGCAAGATTTCTGCAGTAAAGGTGTTTACATGGATGTTGTTGAACCAGAACGGCTGGTTATGACAGATTCCTTTGCAGATAAGGAGGGCAACAAAGTTGCAACGACATACTATGAAATGGGGGCAGAATTTCCAATGGAAATGCAAATCAAAGTGACATTTGAAGAACAAAGTGGTAAGACTAAGCTAATTTTGAAACATTCTGATGTCAGTAGCATCAGTGAGGCTGAACTAAAGGATATGCAGCAGGGCTGGGATGAATCATTAGATAAACTCGCCGAACTTCTGGCGAAAAGTTAA
- a CDS encoding DUF367 family protein → MKIVVYHAEECDRKKCTTVKLGKQGKVKVVTKLNQLPTGAIVLDPYSPKSLSVEDRETVMEKGLVGLDCSWKRLDKVPYRIKTGKNSRSLPFMIAANPTNYGKPCILSTAEAIAASFYIIGFKDIATDIMSGFKWGPHFLTLNEELLERYSKAKSSLEVVEIQNEYIS, encoded by the coding sequence ATGAAAATCGTTGTTTATCATGCAGAAGAGTGCGACAGGAAAAAATGTACTACAGTTAAACTTGGAAAACAGGGAAAAGTTAAAGTAGTCACAAAATTAAACCAATTACCTACCGGTGCAATTGTTTTAGATCCATACTCCCCAAAATCATTATCTGTTGAAGACAGGGAGACAGTAATGGAAAAAGGGCTTGTAGGACTTGATTGCTCCTGGAAAAGGTTAGACAAAGTTCCTTATAGAATAAAAACAGGCAAAAACAGCAGATCACTGCCTTTCATGATTGCTGCAAATCCCACCAATTATGGAAAGCCATGTATATTATCTACTGCTGAAGCAATTGCAGCAAGTTTTTATATAATTGGATTTAAAGATATAGCTACCGATATTATGTCGGGGTTCAAGTGGGGACCGCATTTTCTAACGCTCAATGAAGAGCTTTTAGAAAGGTATTCTAAAGCTAAAAGCAGTTTAGAAGTTGTAGAAATTCAAAATGAATATATAAGTTAG
- a CDS encoding 50S ribosomal protein L40e has translation MARFEEAENRIFNIKICLKCNARNPPTAKVCRKCGYKGLRPKAKEPRG, from the coding sequence ATGGCTAGATTTGAAGAAGCAGAAAATAGAATATTCAATATCAAAATATGCTTAAAATGTAACGCAAGAAATCCACCAACTGCAAAAGTATGCAGAAAATGCGGTTACAAAGGTCTAAGACCAAAAGCTAAAGAACCAAGGGGATAA
- a CDS encoding geranylgeranylglyceryl/heptaprenylglyceryl phosphate synthase yields MNVENYIRTTLEDHKLHLTLLDPEEQSPEEAVRIAKEAIAGGSDGIMLGGSTTEPEELDATAKALRENVDVPVILFPGNISGVSKHADAIFFMSLLNSTNPYWIIGAQALSAPGIKKMGIEILSMGYLVVEPGGTVGWVGDAKLIPRNKPDLAVAYAMAAEFFGMKLIYLEAGSGANEHIPEQMIAGVKKMTDIIVIVGGGIRDGETAAKIAKAGADIVVTGTVVEDSSNVKDKIEELVSGIKSA; encoded by the coding sequence ATGAATGTCGAAAACTACATTAGAACTACACTTGAGGATCATAAATTACATTTAACACTTTTAGATCCAGAAGAGCAGAGCCCTGAAGAAGCTGTCAGAATAGCTAAAGAAGCAATTGCAGGCGGCAGCGATGGCATAATGCTTGGCGGATCTACAACAGAGCCTGAAGAACTCGATGCAACTGCAAAAGCGCTGCGTGAAAATGTCGATGTTCCAGTTATTCTTTTTCCAGGTAATATAAGCGGTGTAAGCAAACATGCAGATGCCATATTTTTTATGAGTCTTCTAAATTCAACGAATCCATACTGGATAATAGGTGCTCAAGCGTTATCGGCCCCTGGTATTAAAAAAATGGGAATAGAAATCCTGTCTATGGGTTATCTTGTTGTTGAGCCAGGCGGAACTGTTGGATGGGTTGGAGATGCTAAATTAATCCCAAGGAACAAACCAGATCTGGCAGTAGCATATGCAATGGCTGCAGAATTCTTTGGAATGAAATTAATCTATCTCGAAGCTGGCTCTGGAGCTAATGAACATATTCCAGAACAGATGATTGCAGGGGTCAAAAAAATGACCGACATAATTGTAATTGTCGGCGGCGGAATACGCGATGGTGAAACCGCTGCAAAAATTGCAAAAGCAGGTGCAGATATTGTCGTGACTGGAACTGTAGTTGAAGATAGTTCTAATGTTAAAGATAAAATTGAAGAGCTGGTTAGTGGAATTAAATCAGCTTAA
- a CDS encoding DUF169 domain-containing protein: MAESTCEVEGYDMISKELKERLGLDKSPVAIKFVLREEDIPGGIEKIDENIRHCEMVQRAAQGAMFYATNDEQMCKGGASAIGLMEAPEKIKTGEFYQSLGRFSSLGAAKRTLDEIPKIDPMMKAVIYAPLENIKFSPDVIVVICTPVQAMKLAQAMVYTRGGKVEASFSGIQSICADAVAGPFTKNTANITMGCSGSRGYADIKEDEVIVGMNGENIGCVVNALVSMK, from the coding sequence ATGGCAGAAAGCACTTGCGAAGTAGAAGGATATGATATGATATCTAAAGAACTTAAAGAAAGACTCGGTTTAGACAAATCCCCAGTAGCAATAAAATTCGTTTTAAGGGAAGAAGACATTCCAGGGGGAATAGAAAAAATAGACGAAAACATAAGACACTGCGAAATGGTCCAGAGGGCAGCTCAGGGCGCCATGTTCTATGCAACAAACGATGAACAGATGTGTAAAGGTGGAGCATCCGCTATTGGGCTTATGGAGGCACCAGAGAAGATAAAAACAGGTGAATTTTACCAGAGCCTTGGAAGGTTCTCCAGTCTTGGAGCTGCAAAGCGTACGCTCGATGAAATACCAAAAATAGACCCTATGATGAAGGCTGTAATCTACGCACCTTTAGAAAATATTAAATTTAGCCCAGATGTAATTGTAGTAATATGTACACCTGTTCAGGCAATGAAACTTGCTCAAGCTATGGTCTATACTCGAGGAGGTAAAGTAGAAGCAAGCTTTTCAGGAATTCAATCTATATGTGCTGATGCTGTGGCCGGTCCGTTCACTAAAAATACCGCAAATATAACCATGGGGTGCAGCGGTTCAAGGGGATATGCTGATATAAAAGAAGACGAAGTAATTGTCGGTATGAACGGTGAGAATATAGGGTGCGTTGTAAATGCACTTGTATCCATGAAATAA
- a CDS encoding DUF2254 family protein — protein sequence MTIYLVIFVMVTLVSYLFFYHFKLLYTDIDSARYILSSLIESEATILAIVVTLSLVAVQLAASSSPRVIDIFKRTPDLWVLIVVYIFAIAYCVTLLKLIVDTQSRISDLENYILFAYYISMFAFIALIPYMWNILDLMKPSVVIGKLAERINEKSILAAASADGKLIEKDDPIQPIIDIMNASLMKYDYGTFREGLRVIMDSTIGILDENQDKTEKERIVKHVLYHLETVKRLAAESNGGMLVDEVMVDIKRSNFETN from the coding sequence TTGACGATTTATTTAGTTATTTTTGTAATGGTTACGCTGGTTTCATATCTTTTCTTTTATCATTTTAAGCTACTTTATACGGATATAGACAGTGCCCGTTATATATTGAGTTCCCTTATTGAAAGTGAAGCTACTATTTTGGCTATAGTCGTTACTTTAAGTCTAGTAGCAGTGCAGCTTGCTGCATCGTCTTCTCCAAGGGTAATTGATATCTTCAAAAGAACTCCAGACCTCTGGGTTTTGATTGTGGTTTACATTTTTGCCATAGCATACTGTGTAACTTTACTGAAACTCATAGTTGACACTCAAAGCAGGATTTCAGACCTTGAAAATTATATTCTTTTTGCATACTACATCAGCATGTTTGCATTTATAGCTTTGATACCGTATATGTGGAATATTTTAGACCTTATGAAGCCTTCTGTTGTAATTGGCAAACTTGCAGAAAGAATTAATGAGAAAAGTATTTTAGCAGCTGCCAGTGCAGATGGGAAACTAATAGAAAAAGACGACCCAATACAGCCAATTATTGATATCATGAATGCATCCTTGATGAAATATGATTATGGTACATTCCGTGAAGGTTTAAGAGTAATTATGGATTCTACAATTGGTATTCTGGATGAAAATCAGGATAAAACAGAAAAAGAAAGAATAGTTAAGCATGTCTTGTATCATCTTGAAACTGTTAAAAGATTGGCCGCTGAATCTAATGGGGGCATGTTAGTGGATGAAGTGATGGTTGATATTAAAAGAAGTAATTTTGAAACGAATTGA